The DNA region TTAAATCAATAATATTTCAATTATTTTGATTTAAAGATTCAACAGAGAACTCAAAAAGTTTATCATTATCAGTTTTGAAAAGTAATTGACCTGATTCTGTTAAAAGATTTTTATATAAATCCAAGAAAGTTTTATATGTTAATCTTCTTTTTTCGTGAGCATTCTTTGGTCATGGATCCGAGAATGTTAGCCAAATTTTATTAACTCTACCTTCAAAAATATTTGGTAGTTCATTAGCATCCTTTGCTATGATAAAAAGATTACTTAATTTAAGGTCATTAATCTTTTTTAAAATCTTATTAGCAACTGTTGGATACTTTTCAAGAGCAAAGTATCTAATATCAGGGTTAGATTTTGCTAGTTGTGAAATCATTTCTCCCTTACCAGCACCTATTTCAATAACATCAGTATCTTTAACTTTTATAGGAAAATCTTTTATGAAAAAAGTAGATTCGTTTAATTTAGTAATCGCTGTTTTGTCATGTCTTAATCTCATATTAAATATATTATAATAAAAAACTTTAATTTTAGTTATAAATTAAAGTCTATTAAAAAAGCTTGCATAAGCAAGCTCAATATTATTCATTTTCTATAGTCGTTTCTGATTGTTCTTCGTTTATATGAGTTTTTATAACTTCAACTGCAACTATTTCATCACTATCTTTGAGATTTATTATC from Mycoplasmopsis canis PG 14 includes:
- the trmB gene encoding tRNA (guanosine(46)-N7)-methyltransferase TrmB, which produces MRLRHDKTAITKLNESTFFIKDFPIKVKDTDVIEIGAGKGEMISQLAKSNPDIRYFALEKYPTVANKILKKINDLKLSNLFIIAKDANELPNIFEGRVNKIWLTFSDPWPKNAHEKRRLTYKTFLDLYKNLLTESGQLLFKTDNDKLFEFSVESLNQNNWNIIDLTTNLHDSKYNETNFRTGYEEKWSSLGKNINFLIAEYKK